In Tenrec ecaudatus isolate mTenEca1 chromosome 4, mTenEca1.hap1, whole genome shotgun sequence, a single window of DNA contains:
- the LOC142445731 gene encoding olfactory receptor 4P4-like, protein METNIVHQGNISEFILLGFSYDSNIQLSFCVLFLFCYLSILVGNFLILLSIRCSSLFHQPMYYFLSHLSSMDICYTSSVTPKLIGDLLVEKKSISYGNCMLQVFTMHFFGGIEIFILTAMAFDRYVAICKPLHYMIIMNRTRCHLLVLAAWAGGAAHAFPQLFMAISLPFCGSNEVDHYFCDVLPLLKVACTDTYIIGVLVVANSGLVALVTFVVLVGSYVIILFTLRNHSAEGRRKALSTCGSHVTVVLLFFAPAIFVYLRPPTTFPEDKIFALFYTFIAPMFNPLIYTLRNTEMKNAMRNVWCQDYFQKKHVINFKISNS, encoded by the coding sequence ATGGAAACAAACATAGTACACCAAGGAAACATCTCAGAATTCATTCTTTTGGGATTTTCTTATGATTCAAATATACAGCTGTCTTTTTGTGTGctatttttattctgttatttATCCATCCTTGTAGGAAACTTTTTGATACTTCTTTCCATTCGATGCAGTTCCCTTTTCCACCAACCAATGTACTATTTCCTTAGCCATTTGTCTTCCATGGACATCTGCTATACTTCAAGTGTCACACCCAAATTGATTGGTGACCTACTGGTAGAGAAAAAATCCATCTCTTATGGAAATTGCATGTTACAGGTCTTTACCATGCACTTCTTTGGCGGCATTGAGATCTTCATTCTTACCGCCATGGCCTTTGATCGCTATGTTGCCATCTGCAAACCTCTCCACTACATGATCAtcatgaacagaacaaggtgcCATCTTCTTGTCTTAGCTGCCTGGGCTGGTGGGGCTGCCCATGCCTTTCCACAATTGTTTATGGCAATCTCATTACCCTTTTGTGGTTCTAATGAAGTCGATCATTATTTTTGTGACGTCCTCCCTTTGTTAAAAGTTGCCTGTACTGATACCTATATCATAGGGGTTCTTGTGGTTGCCAATTCAGGGCTGGTGGCCTTAGTAACGTTTGTTGTCCTAGTTGGTTCTTACGTGATTATATTATTCACCTTAAGGAATCACTCAGCAGAGGGCAGGCGCAAAGCCCTGTCTACCTGTGGCTCTCATGTCACGGTGGTGCTCTTATTTTTTGCTCCAGCAATATTTGTCTACCTTAGACCTCCTACCACATTCCCTGAGGATAAAATATTTGCACTGTTTTATACCTTCATTGCTCCTATGTTCAATCCTTTAATCTATACCCTGCGAAATACAGAGATGAAAAATGCCATGAGAAATGTTTGGTGTCAAGATTATTTTCAAAAGAAGCATGTAATTAATTTCAAGATTTCTAACAGCTAA
- the LOC142446492 gene encoding olfactory receptor 4P4 — MQKNNNVTVFILLGLSPSKNTEMFCFALFLFCYIAIWVGNVLIMISIACSQLLEQPMYFFLNYLSLSDLCYTSTVTPKLMADLLAERKTISYSSCMTQLFTTHFFGGTEIFILTGMAYDRYVAICKPLHYTIIMSRQKCQAIVVACCTGGFIHSASQFLLTIFLPFCGPNEIDHYFCDVYPLLKLACTNTHMIGLLVIANSGLIALVTFVVLMLSYFFILYTLRDYSAESRSKALSTCSSHVTVVVLFFAPALFIYIRPAVTFPEDKVFALFYTIIAPMFNPLIYTLRNAEMKQAMRKVWRAHRFLEGK, encoded by the coding sequence ATGCAGAAAAATAATAATGTCACTGTATTTATTCTTTTAGGACTTTCTCCAAGCAAAAATACTGAAATGTTCTGCtttgcattatttttattttgctataTTGCTATCTGGGTAGGAAATGTACTCATAATGATTTCTATCGCTTGCAGTCAGCTACTGGAGCAACCCATGTATTTCTTCCTAAATTACCTCTCTCTCTCAGACCTTTGCTACACATCCACGGTGACACCGAAGCTAATGGCTGACTTGCTGGCCGAGAGGAAGACCATTTCCTATAGCAGTTGCATGACTCAGCTCTTTACCACTCATTTCTTCGGCGGTACTGAGATCTTCATCCTCACGgggatggcctatgaccgctacgtGGCCATCTGCAAGCCCCTGCACTACACCATCATCATGAGCAGGCAGAAGTGCCAGGCGATTGTCGTAGCTTGTTGTACCGGCGGGTTTATACACTCTGCCAGCCAGTTTCTTCTCACCATCTTCTTACCCTTCTGTGGCCCCAATGAGATCGACCACTACTTCTGTGATGTGTATCCTTTGCTGAAACTGGCTTGCACTAATACACACATGATAGGTCTCTTAGTAATAGCTAATTCGGGCCTAATTGCTTTGGTGACTTTTGTTGTCCTGATGTTGTCTTATTTTTTTATACTATACACCCTCAGAGACTACTCTGCAGAGAGCCGCAGCAAAGCTCTGTCCACGTGCAGTTCCCACGTAACAGTGGTGGTGTTGTTTTTTGCGCCGGCTTTGTTCATTTACATTAGGCCGGCTGTAACGTTTCCCGAAGATAAAGTCTTTGCTCTTTTCTACACCATCATTGCTCCCATGTTCAACCCTCTGATCTACACCCTGAGAAACGCGGAGATGAAGCAGGCCATGAGGAAAGTATGGCGCGCTCACAGGTTTCTGGAGGGAAAGTAA
- the LOC142446493 gene encoding olfactory receptor 4P4-like — protein MESQRNFSEFILLGFSYDSSTQILFCVLFLFCYICILVGNLLILLSIRCSSLFHQPMYYFLSHLSSVDICYTSSVTPKLIGDLPLEKKSISYGNCLLQVFTMHFFGGIEVFILTAMAFDRYVAICKPLHYMNIMNRTRCHLLVLAACAGGAAHGLPQLFMAISLPFCGPNEIDHYYCDIFPLLKVACTDTYIIGVLVVANSGIVALVTFVVLVGSYVVILFTLRNHSAEGRRKALSTCGSHVTVVLLFFAPAIFSYLRPPTTFPEDKIFALFYTIIAPMFNPLIYTLRNTEMKNAMRKVWCQGYFQKKHVNNLKNSNS, from the coding sequence atgGAAAGCCAAAGAAACTTCTCAGAATTTATTCTTTTGGGATTTTCTTATGATTCAAGTACACAAATATTGTTTTGTGTGCTCTTTTTATTCTGTTACATATGCATCTTGGTAGGGAACCTTTTGATACTTCTTTCCATTCGATGCAGTTCCCTTTTCCACCAACCAATGTACTATTTCCTTAGCCACTTGTCTTCTGTGGACATCTGCTATACTTCAAGTGTCACACCCAAATTGATTGGTGACCTACCATTAGAGAAAAAATCCATCTCTTATGGAAATTGCTTGTTGCAGGTCTTTACCATGCACTTCTTTGGCGGCATTGAGGTCTTCATTCTTACTGCCATGGCCTTTGATCGCTATGTTGCCATCTGCAAACCTCTCCACTACATGAACAtcatgaacagaacaaggtgcCATCTTCTTGTCTTAGCTGCCTGTGCCGGTGGGGCTGCCCATGGCTTGCCACAATTGTTTATGGCAATCTCGTTACCCTTTTGTGGTCCTAATGAAATTGATCATTACTATTGTGACATTTTCCCTTTGTTAAAAGTTGCCTGTACTGATACCTATATCATAGGGGTTCTTGTGGTTGCCAATTCAGGGATTGTGGCCTTAGTAACGTTTGTTGTCCTAGTTGGATCTTATGTGGTTATATTATTCACCTTAAGGAATCACTCAGCAGAGGGCAGGCGCAAAGCCCTGTCTACTTGTGGCTCTCATGTCACGGTGGTGCTCTTATTTTTTGCTCCAGCAATATTTTCCTACCTTAGACCTCCTACCACATTCCCTGAGGATAAAATATTTGCACTGTTTTACACTATTATCGCTCCTATGTTCAATCCTTTAATTTATACTCTGAGAAATACAGAGATGAAAAATGCCATGAGAAAAGTTTGGTGTCAAGGTTATTTTCAAAAGAAGCATGTAAATAATTTAAAGAATTCTAACAGCTAA